A stretch of Armatimonadota bacterium DNA encodes these proteins:
- a CDS encoding SDR family oxidoreductase: MLEGQVSLITGAGRGIGRAVAIAFARQGAKVACVARTLAQVEDAAAEIRSTGGQALALQGDVSDPRSVQAVVSRVENHWGPVDILVNNAGAFAVKSVLDTSLEDWDHIQSVNARGPFMLVKAVLPGMVQRRSGCIINIASMASLKPYPEQAAYCASKHALLGFSKVLADEMRAHNVRVTAICPGGVDTDLVREQRPDWSPEQLMSPEDVAEAAVYVANLSPRCAVDVLPMRRWPAAPI; the protein is encoded by the coding sequence ATGCTTGAGGGACAAGTCAGCCTGATCACTGGAGCAGGAAGGGGCATAGGCCGCGCCGTGGCAATTGCCTTCGCCCGGCAAGGTGCCAAGGTCGCCTGCGTGGCGCGAACCCTGGCGCAGGTGGAGGATGCCGCCGCGGAGATCCGTTCAACGGGGGGGCAGGCACTTGCGCTGCAGGGTGACGTGTCGGATCCCCGCAGTGTGCAGGCCGTGGTTAGCCGGGTGGAGAACCACTGGGGACCGGTGGACATCCTGGTCAACAACGCGGGCGCCTTTGCGGTCAAGTCTGTGCTGGATACGTCGCTGGAGGACTGGGATCACATCCAGTCGGTCAATGCCCGCGGGCCTTTCATGCTGGTGAAGGCGGTCCTGCCAGGGATGGTCCAGCGGCGGTCCGGGTGCATCATCAATATCGCGTCCATGGCCTCGCTGAAGCCATATCCGGAGCAGGCCGCTTACTGTGCATCGAAGCACGCGCTCCTGGGATTCAGCAAGGTTCTGGCCGACGAAATGCGCGCGCACAATGTGCGGGTCACCGCCATCTGTCCGGGGGGCGTTGACACGGACCTGGTGCGCGAGCAGCGGCCTGACTGGTCGCCCGAACAGCTCATGTCGCCCGAGGATGTGGCCGAGGCGGCGGTGTATGTGGCGAACCTGTCGCCGCGCTGCGCGGTGGATGTCCTGCCCATGCGCCGCTGGCCCGCCGCGCCGATTTGA